From Nocardioides daedukensis, the proteins below share one genomic window:
- a CDS encoding shikimate kinase — protein MRPTVVLIGPMGSGKTTVGRVLAQAWNVTARDTDHDVEASQGRSISDIFVESGEEHFRRLERDAVRRALAEHGGVLALGGGAVLDEETRALLAGHQVVFLRVGLSDAVKRVGLATSRPLLLGNIRSRVKALLDERTPIYEAVATFSVDTDGRNPDEVADEIRRHIEENR, from the coding sequence GTGCGTCCCACAGTGGTGCTCATCGGACCGATGGGGTCGGGCAAGACCACCGTCGGCCGAGTGCTCGCGCAGGCCTGGAACGTGACGGCCCGCGACACCGACCACGACGTCGAGGCGAGCCAGGGTCGGAGCATCTCCGACATCTTCGTCGAGTCCGGTGAGGAGCACTTCCGTCGTCTCGAGCGCGATGCCGTACGCCGGGCCCTGGCCGAGCACGGCGGCGTGCTGGCCCTGGGGGGCGGCGCCGTCCTCGACGAGGAGACCCGCGCGCTGTTGGCCGGACACCAGGTGGTCTTCCTCCGCGTCGGCCTCTCCGACGCGGTCAAGCGCGTCGGTCTGGCCACGTCCCGCCCGCTGCTGCTGGGCAACATCCGCAGCCGGGTCAAGGCCCTGCTCGACGAGCGCACACCCATCTATGAGGCAGTCGCCACGTTCAGCGTGGACACCGACGGCCGCAACCCGGACGAAGTCGCCGACGAGATCCGACGACACATCGAGGAGAACCGATGA
- the ruvX gene encoding Holliday junction resolvase RuvX: MRHGTRLGLDPGDARIGVARSDPSGFLATPVETIKRGKGDLARLVAIVAEEDAMEVIVGLPRSLSGAEGAAAAKSREFAQRLARLVAPIPVRLWDERLTTVTAESMLRQVGKKGQKRRAVVDQAAAVVILQHALDAERTRESAPGELVAVDNNEESDQ; encoded by the coding sequence ATGCGACACGGCACACGCCTCGGCCTCGACCCGGGCGATGCCCGGATCGGGGTGGCGCGCAGCGACCCCTCTGGATTCCTGGCCACACCGGTTGAGACGATCAAGCGTGGCAAGGGTGATCTCGCGCGGCTCGTCGCGATCGTGGCCGAGGAGGACGCGATGGAGGTCATCGTCGGCCTGCCCCGCTCGCTCTCGGGTGCCGAAGGCGCCGCGGCTGCCAAGTCGCGGGAATTCGCCCAGCGACTGGCGCGCCTGGTTGCCCCGATCCCGGTGAGGCTGTGGGATGAGCGCTTGACGACGGTGACCGCGGAGTCGATGCTTCGACAGGTCGGCAAGAAGGGCCAGAAGCGTCGAGCCGTGGTCGACCAGGCTGCAGCAGTGGTGATCCTCCAGCATGCGCTGGACGCGGAGCGCACTCGGGAGAGCGCTCCGGGGGAGCTGGTCGCGGTGGACAACAACGAGGAGTCGGATCAGTGA
- a CDS encoding type II 3-dehydroquinate dehydratase, which yields MMRKVLVLNGPNLGRLGRRQPEIYGHTTHEQLAELCRTWGTGFDLDVELRQTNHEGELLDWLNAAADDETPVVLNAAAWTHYSWAIFDACAQLTAPLVEVHISDPSQRPETFRHTSVVTEHAVAVVAGMGIDGYRRALEIIAGTPGS from the coding sequence GTGATGCGCAAGGTCCTCGTCCTCAACGGTCCCAACCTGGGCCGACTGGGTCGGCGACAGCCCGAGATCTATGGGCACACCACCCACGAGCAGCTGGCCGAGCTGTGCCGCACCTGGGGAACCGGCTTCGACCTCGACGTCGAGCTGAGGCAGACCAACCACGAGGGCGAGCTCCTCGACTGGCTCAACGCAGCAGCCGATGACGAGACCCCGGTGGTGCTCAACGCGGCGGCCTGGACGCACTACTCGTGGGCGATCTTCGATGCCTGCGCGCAGCTCACCGCGCCGCTGGTCGAGGTGCACATCTCGGACCCCTCGCAACGACCGGAGACCTTCCGGCACACCTCGGTCGTCACCGAGCACGCCGTCGCAGTGGTGGCCGGCATGGGCATCGACGGCTATCGCCGAGCGCTCGAGATCATCGCGGGCACGCCCGGATCCTGA
- the alaS gene encoding alanine--tRNA ligase, with translation MDTAEIRRRFVAHFERAGHTAVPSASLLVDDPNLMFVNAGMVPFKPYFLGQETPPFATATSVQKCVRTPDIEDVGKTTRHGTFFEMCGNFSFGDYFKERAIELAWELVTKPQSEGGWGFDEAKLYPSVYVDDPEAVALWRKITGLPDDRIARLGKSENYWSMGVPGPGGPCSEILIDRGPAYGADGDFSAEDRYLEFWNLVFMQDELSAVRSKEDFDISGSLPKKNIDTGMGLERVAFMTQGVENMYEIDVMFPVIERAMELTGKKYGANPEDDVRFRVIADHVRSSMMLIGDGVTPGNEARGYVLRRLLRRAVRSVRLLGYEDPALPELMPISRDRMGETYSELHTDWERISRVAFAEEEAFRKTLQAGTQIFDLAAQEVKKSGATKLAGDQAFALHDTYGFPIDLTLEMASEAGLTVDHEGFRQLMAEQRERAKADAKSKKGQHADTGVYRGILDANGPTEWLAYETLSTESSPLALVSGGAVVRSLGNGEVGELILDRTPFYAESGGQVADAGIIEFDGGRLEVLDVQRPVRGLVVHQVRVVDGEFALDAVQRGTGQLHAQVDPEWRTGARQAHSGTHVVHAALRDVLGPTALQSGSYNRPGYLRLDFGWTQSLSPEQVKDIEEVSNQALRADLPVGWQYMTLPEAKEWGAIALFGETYDVGQVRVVEIGGPWSRELCGGTHVDHSSQIGTIVVTGESSVGSGNRRIEAFTGVEGFAYLARERDVVAQLTGLLKTQPGDLVGRVEDMVERLRAAEKEIEKNRVAQVLAAAGSLAEQAEVVNGIHLVAHRADGAGGGDVRTLALDIRGRLPQGQPGVAVVIGVVDGKVAAVAAVNDLARERGVSANALIRAVGPLLGGKGGGRDDVAQGGGTDASRVDEALSLVVTEVASAAGA, from the coding sequence ATGGACACCGCTGAGATCCGGCGGCGGTTCGTCGCGCACTTCGAGCGCGCCGGACACACCGCCGTGCCGTCGGCCTCACTCCTCGTCGACGACCCGAACCTGATGTTCGTCAACGCCGGCATGGTGCCGTTCAAGCCCTACTTCCTGGGCCAGGAGACACCGCCCTTCGCCACGGCGACGAGCGTCCAGAAGTGCGTGCGCACCCCGGACATCGAGGACGTCGGGAAGACCACCCGCCACGGCACGTTCTTCGAGATGTGCGGCAACTTCTCCTTCGGCGACTACTTCAAGGAACGGGCCATCGAGCTCGCCTGGGAGCTGGTCACCAAGCCGCAGTCCGAGGGCGGCTGGGGCTTCGACGAGGCCAAGCTCTATCCCAGCGTCTACGTCGACGACCCCGAGGCCGTCGCCCTGTGGCGCAAGATCACCGGCCTGCCTGACGACCGGATCGCTCGCCTGGGCAAGTCAGAGAACTACTGGTCGATGGGCGTTCCCGGCCCGGGCGGACCGTGCTCGGAGATCCTGATCGACCGTGGTCCCGCCTACGGCGCAGACGGGGACTTCTCGGCCGAGGACCGCTACCTCGAGTTCTGGAACCTGGTCTTCATGCAGGACGAGCTCAGCGCCGTCCGCAGCAAGGAGGACTTCGACATCTCGGGCTCGCTGCCCAAGAAGAACATCGACACCGGGATGGGCCTCGAGCGTGTCGCGTTCATGACCCAGGGCGTCGAGAACATGTACGAGATCGACGTGATGTTCCCGGTCATCGAGCGCGCCATGGAGCTGACCGGCAAGAAGTACGGCGCCAATCCGGAGGACGACGTCCGCTTCCGCGTGATCGCCGACCACGTCCGTTCCTCGATGATGCTGATCGGCGACGGAGTCACCCCCGGCAACGAGGCCCGCGGCTATGTGCTGCGACGCCTGCTGCGCCGCGCGGTCCGCTCCGTGCGCCTGCTCGGCTATGAGGACCCGGCCCTGCCCGAGCTGATGCCGATCAGTCGCGACCGGATGGGCGAGACCTACTCCGAGCTGCACACCGACTGGGAGCGCATCTCCCGGGTCGCCTTCGCCGAGGAGGAGGCCTTCCGCAAGACCCTGCAGGCGGGCACCCAGATCTTCGACCTGGCCGCGCAGGAGGTGAAGAAGTCCGGTGCCACGAAGCTCGCCGGTGACCAGGCGTTCGCCCTGCACGACACCTACGGCTTCCCGATCGACCTGACCCTGGAGATGGCTTCCGAGGCCGGCCTCACCGTCGACCACGAGGGCTTCCGCCAGCTGATGGCCGAGCAGCGCGAGCGGGCCAAGGCCGACGCCAAGTCGAAGAAGGGCCAGCACGCCGACACCGGTGTCTACCGGGGGATCCTCGACGCGAACGGTCCCACCGAGTGGCTGGCCTACGAGACGTTGTCCACCGAGTCCTCGCCGCTGGCGCTGGTCAGCGGGGGAGCAGTGGTGCGATCGCTCGGCAACGGGGAGGTCGGCGAGCTGATCCTGGACCGTACGCCGTTCTATGCCGAGTCGGGCGGACAGGTCGCCGACGCCGGAATCATCGAGTTCGACGGCGGACGCCTGGAGGTGCTCGACGTTCAGCGTCCGGTGCGCGGCCTGGTCGTGCACCAGGTGCGGGTCGTCGATGGTGAGTTCGCCCTCGACGCCGTACAGCGTGGCACCGGCCAGCTGCACGCCCAGGTCGATCCCGAGTGGCGCACGGGCGCCCGCCAGGCCCACTCCGGCACCCACGTCGTGCACGCTGCGCTGCGTGACGTGCTCGGCCCGACGGCCCTGCAGTCCGGCTCCTACAACCGTCCCGGCTACCTGCGTCTCGACTTCGGGTGGACCCAGTCCCTGAGTCCGGAGCAGGTCAAGGACATCGAGGAGGTCTCCAACCAGGCACTCCGCGCAGACCTGCCCGTGGGCTGGCAGTACATGACCCTGCCCGAGGCCAAGGAGTGGGGCGCGATCGCGCTCTTCGGGGAGACCTATGACGTCGGCCAGGTCCGCGTCGTCGAGATCGGCGGCCCGTGGTCGCGTGAGCTCTGCGGAGGCACCCACGTCGACCACTCCTCCCAGATCGGCACCATCGTGGTCACCGGCGAGTCCTCGGTCGGGTCGGGAAACCGTCGCATCGAGGCATTCACCGGGGTCGAGGGATTCGCCTACCTGGCCCGCGAGCGCGACGTGGTGGCGCAACTGACCGGCCTGCTCAAGACGCAGCCCGGTGACCTCGTGGGCCGCGTGGAGGACATGGTCGAGCGCCTGCGGGCGGCGGAGAAGGAGATCGAGAAGAACCGCGTCGCCCAGGTTCTCGCCGCGGCCGGGTCGCTCGCTGAGCAGGCCGAGGTCGTCAACGGCATCCACCTGGTGGCGCACCGCGCCGACGGTGCCGGCGGAGGCGACGTACGCACGCTGGCCCTGGACATCCGTGGCCGGCTCCCGCAGGGCCAGCCCGGGGTGGCCGTGGTGATCGGTGTCGTCGACGGCAAGGTCGCGGCCGTGGCCGCGGTCAACGACCTCGCCCGCGAGCGCGGGGTCAGTGCGAACGCGCTCATCCGCGCCGTGGGACCGCTGCTCGGTGGCAAGGGTGGCGGCAGGGACGACGTCGCGCAGGGTGGTGGCACCGATGCCTCACGGGTCGACGAGGCACTCTCGCTCGTCGTGACCGAGGTGGCCTCGGCCGCCGGTGCCTGA
- a CDS encoding SIMPL domain-containing protein has product MDTSLSISPKSILLAVAVLLALVAAWLLGTGEGQPATAVMAGDEKPRSIVMVGEGKTSVVPDQVSFRVTVKRQARNLDDALASSARRLDRVVGALAKHGVQEKHVTSTGLDMAPHYQRIKGERPKLDGYVVTQQAQVTVPELAKAGGAITAAVEAGGTSVRVNGIALEIGDPEAAMAAARDDAVKQATAKAKRYSQAAGNTLGPVLSMAEVERRGFDLQSFPVYGTAALSGATDEVSIHAGESEVAVRLKVTWELE; this is encoded by the coding sequence GTGGACACGTCCCTCAGCATCAGCCCCAAGAGCATTCTGCTCGCCGTCGCCGTCCTGCTCGCCCTGGTCGCGGCCTGGTTGCTCGGCACTGGCGAGGGCCAGCCGGCCACCGCCGTGATGGCCGGTGACGAGAAGCCCCGCAGCATCGTGATGGTGGGGGAGGGCAAGACCAGCGTCGTCCCCGACCAGGTCAGCTTCCGGGTGACCGTCAAGCGCCAGGCACGCAACCTGGACGACGCCTTGGCCTCGTCAGCCAGGCGTCTCGATCGCGTCGTCGGGGCGCTCGCCAAGCATGGTGTGCAGGAGAAGCACGTCACCTCGACCGGCCTCGACATGGCGCCGCACTACCAGCGGATCAAGGGCGAACGGCCCAAGCTCGACGGCTACGTGGTCACCCAGCAGGCCCAGGTCACCGTCCCGGAGCTGGCGAAGGCGGGCGGTGCGATCACCGCCGCCGTCGAGGCAGGGGGAACCAGCGTGCGCGTGAACGGCATCGCCCTCGAGATCGGGGACCCGGAGGCGGCGATGGCGGCTGCCCGCGACGACGCCGTCAAGCAGGCCACGGCGAAGGCCAAGCGCTACAGCCAGGCAGCCGGCAACACGCTCGGGCCGGTGCTGAGCATGGCCGAGGTCGAGCGCAGGGGCTTCGACCTGCAGAGCTTCCCGGTCTACGGCACCGCGGCGCTCTCGGGCGCCACTGATGAGGTCTCGATCCACGCCGGGGAGTCCGAGGTCGCGGTGCGCCTGAAGGTGACCTGGGAGCTCGAATGA
- the aroC gene encoding chorismate synthase produces the protein MLRWLTAGESHGPSLVAILEGLPAHVEVTSDDISDALARRRLGYGRGARMKFEQDQVTLVGGVRHGETQGGPVAIQVGNTEWPKWEQVMSADPVDQEILDGLARNAKLTRPRPGHADLVGMQKYDFDEARPILERASARETAARVALGRVASNFLEQAVGARIVSHVVELGGVPAPAGLVPAPGDVERLDADPVRCLDPEASAAMVERIDQAHKDGDTLGGVVEVVVHGLPPGLGSHVHWDRRLDSRLAGALMGIQAIKGVEVGDGFDLAATPGSLAHDEIVATPDGIRRTSGRSGGTEGGMSTGEVLRVRAAMKPIATVPRALKTIDVATGEEAAAHHQRSDVCAVPAAGIVAEAMVALILADAVTEKFGGDSVAEVARNHASYLQAITYK, from the coding sequence ATGCTTCGTTGGCTCACCGCGGGCGAGTCCCATGGACCGTCCCTAGTCGCAATCCTCGAAGGGCTGCCCGCCCATGTCGAGGTGACCTCAGATGACATCTCCGACGCCCTCGCGCGCCGGCGCCTCGGCTATGGCCGCGGCGCCCGGATGAAGTTCGAGCAGGACCAGGTCACCCTCGTCGGCGGCGTACGCCACGGCGAGACCCAGGGCGGACCGGTGGCGATCCAGGTCGGCAACACCGAGTGGCCCAAGTGGGAGCAGGTGATGTCTGCGGACCCGGTCGACCAGGAGATCCTGGACGGCCTGGCCCGCAACGCGAAGCTCACCCGGCCCCGCCCGGGCCATGCCGACCTGGTCGGCATGCAGAAGTATGACTTCGACGAGGCCCGGCCGATCCTTGAGCGTGCCTCCGCCCGGGAGACCGCTGCCCGCGTGGCACTGGGCCGTGTGGCCAGCAACTTCCTCGAGCAGGCCGTCGGCGCGCGGATCGTCTCGCACGTCGTCGAGCTCGGTGGTGTCCCGGCACCGGCCGGTCTGGTCCCGGCACCGGGCGACGTCGAGCGACTCGACGCCGACCCGGTCCGCTGCCTCGACCCCGAGGCGAGCGCGGCCATGGTCGAGCGGATCGATCAGGCCCACAAGGACGGCGACACCCTCGGCGGTGTGGTCGAGGTGGTCGTGCACGGGCTCCCGCCGGGCCTGGGCTCGCACGTCCACTGGGACCGCCGACTCGACTCCCGCCTGGCCGGCGCCTTGATGGGCATCCAGGCGATCAAGGGCGTCGAGGTCGGCGACGGCTTCGACCTGGCCGCCACTCCGGGCTCGTTGGCCCACGACGAGATCGTGGCGACCCCCGACGGGATCCGCCGCACGTCTGGACGCTCCGGCGGCACCGAGGGCGGGATGAGCACCGGCGAGGTGCTCCGCGTCCGGGCCGCGATGAAGCCGATCGCCACCGTCCCCCGGGCGCTGAAGACCATCGACGTCGCCACCGGCGAGGAAGCGGCGGCGCACCACCAGCGCTCCGACGTCTGCGCGGTCCCGGCCGCCGGCATCGTGGCCGAGGCCATGGTGGCGCTGATCCTGGCCGACGCGGTGACCGAGAAGTTCGGCGGCGACTCGGTGGCCGAGGTGGCGCGCAACCACGCGTCATACCTCCAGGCGATCACCTACAAGTGA
- the mltG gene encoding endolytic transglycosylase MltG, whose translation MSQHEPTPGHEPVPEHEPVPEDRHEHGHEELDLGLREDRSPGRRRNRRKRRGPWGCLVILVIVIALIGGVAYAGVKGLDWVRGQFSSEAEDYPGPGQGEVVVEVSQGDGTAAIGRSLKAADVVKSVTAFTDAASQRADEVAKIQPGFYSMKKQMKATDAVALLVDPANADANAVVIPEGFRTDQVVARLAKTTGIKKAEFEKALEDADGLGLPAYAEGEAEGYLFPAKYSFAPDDTALDMLAAMVKRYKTVAEEVPVSGASEAGLDEHDFITMASIIEKEVNRPEDMPAVAEVIFNRLDGTCVEQGIPKGLLQMDSTVHFLEGGGAGSVYTSAEARESDSPYNTYRQAGLPPGPIASPGQAAMEAILEPTDKGYCFFVAVDLDTGETRFARTGAEHTANTQLLQEWCRENSGRCG comes from the coding sequence GTGAGCCAGCACGAACCCACGCCGGGACATGAGCCCGTGCCCGAGCACGAGCCGGTTCCCGAGGACCGGCACGAGCACGGCCACGAGGAGCTCGACCTGGGCCTGCGCGAGGATCGCTCGCCCGGACGCCGCCGCAACCGCAGGAAGCGTCGCGGACCGTGGGGCTGCCTGGTCATCCTGGTGATCGTGATCGCGCTGATCGGCGGAGTCGCCTATGCCGGCGTCAAGGGCCTGGACTGGGTCCGTGGTCAGTTCTCCAGCGAGGCCGAGGACTACCCGGGGCCCGGTCAGGGTGAGGTCGTCGTCGAGGTGAGCCAGGGCGACGGCACAGCGGCCATCGGCCGCAGCCTCAAGGCAGCAGACGTGGTCAAGTCGGTGACGGCCTTCACCGACGCCGCCTCCCAGCGCGCCGACGAGGTCGCAAAGATCCAACCCGGCTTCTACTCGATGAAGAAGCAGATGAAGGCGACTGACGCTGTCGCCCTGCTGGTCGATCCGGCCAATGCAGATGCCAACGCGGTGGTGATCCCCGAAGGGTTCCGGACCGACCAGGTGGTGGCCCGGTTGGCGAAGACGACCGGGATCAAGAAGGCAGAGTTCGAGAAGGCGCTCGAGGACGCGGACGGCCTCGGCCTGCCCGCCTATGCCGAAGGCGAGGCGGAGGGCTACCTGTTCCCCGCCAAGTACAGCTTCGCGCCCGACGACACGGCCCTGGACATGCTGGCGGCGATGGTCAAGCGCTACAAGACGGTTGCCGAAGAGGTGCCGGTCTCGGGCGCCTCGGAGGCCGGGCTGGACGAGCACGACTTCATCACCATGGCGAGCATCATCGAGAAGGAGGTCAACCGGCCCGAGGACATGCCCGCAGTGGCCGAGGTGATCTTCAACCGTCTCGACGGCACGTGTGTCGAGCAGGGCATCCCCAAGGGGCTGCTGCAGATGGACTCCACGGTGCACTTCCTCGAGGGCGGTGGCGCCGGCTCGGTCTACACCTCGGCCGAGGCACGGGAGTCCGACTCGCCGTACAACACCTACCGGCAGGCTGGTCTGCCTCCGGGCCCGATCGCCTCTCCCGGCCAGGCAGCGATGGAGGCCATCCTCGAGCCTACCGACAAGGGCTACTGCTTCTTCGTGGCAGTCGACCTGGACACCGGTGAGACCCGGTTCGCGCGCACCGGCGCCGAGCACACCGCCAACACCCAGCTGCTGCAGGAGTGGTGCCGCGAGAACTCCGGGCGCTGTGGCTGA
- a CDS encoding prepilin peptidase → MDWGAHLDTAALTAILGAGCGWFVPAVVGRLPEPESAAETKVSYAELAASPRIGWWTALWSAGIAALIGAALGWDWSLLFLLPLVPIGVGLGWVDMRTRLLPKLIVGPSYLLVIVLILVATAITGDADDLVRAGLGWLIAGGLYWLLWRFTPGMGYGDVRLSGVLGLVLGHLGWAEFAIGTYSGFLLGALGWIPLRLLRLTRDRTFPFGPFMLVGAVIGIVWGADLGGHLAVGRG, encoded by the coding sequence ATGGACTGGGGCGCACATCTGGACACTGCCGCGCTCACCGCGATCCTCGGCGCCGGGTGTGGCTGGTTCGTCCCCGCCGTCGTTGGACGCCTGCCGGAACCAGAGAGTGCCGCCGAGACCAAGGTGAGCTACGCCGAGCTGGCAGCCTCGCCGCGCATCGGCTGGTGGACCGCGCTGTGGAGCGCCGGCATCGCCGCACTGATCGGCGCCGCGCTGGGCTGGGACTGGTCGCTGCTGTTCCTGCTGCCACTGGTGCCGATCGGGGTCGGGCTCGGCTGGGTGGACATGCGCACCCGCCTGCTGCCCAAGCTCATCGTCGGGCCGAGCTATCTGCTGGTGATCGTCCTGATCCTCGTCGCCACAGCAATCACCGGCGACGCCGATGACCTGGTGCGTGCCGGACTCGGCTGGTTGATCGCCGGCGGGCTCTACTGGCTGCTGTGGCGGTTCACACCCGGGATGGGCTACGGCGACGTGCGACTCTCCGGAGTCCTCGGCCTCGTTCTGGGCCACCTGGGCTGGGCGGAGTTCGCGATCGGCACCTATTCGGGGTTCCTGCTCGGTGCCCTCGGTTGGATCCCGCTGCGGTTGCTCCGGCTGACCCGAGACCGGACCTTCCCGTTCGGTCCGTTCATGCTCGTGGGAGCAGTGATCGGCATCGTGTGGGGCGCCGACCTCGGTGGGCATCTCGCAGTCGGGCGCGGGTGA
- a CDS encoding shikimate dehydrogenase: MADPRRCAVLGDPIDHSLSPTLHSAGFAALGLDWTYAAHRVDEASLAGFVSGLDRTWRGLSLTMPLKRVAVGLADTVTERAQLAGAVNTLVLDGATRAGDNTDIPGAVAAIRERYDGPVRSASILGGGATATSTGIALVELGARELTLLVRSPDRAAETAAVLTRHPAAPTIDVRLLDEVGDLTADLTGEVVVSTIPAAAQTPELVQRCAQVPVVFEVIYHPWPTPLASSVAGDRTLVSGLDLLVHQAAIQFEEFTGKPAPLAAMRSAGENALAER, translated from the coding sequence GTGGCTGATCCTCGTCGCTGCGCGGTGCTCGGTGACCCCATCGACCACTCGCTCTCCCCGACGTTGCACAGTGCGGGCTTCGCCGCGCTCGGGCTGGACTGGACCTATGCGGCCCATCGGGTCGACGAGGCGAGCCTGGCCGGCTTCGTGTCCGGCCTGGATCGCACCTGGCGGGGCCTGTCGTTGACGATGCCGCTGAAGAGGGTGGCGGTCGGCCTGGCCGACACTGTCACCGAGCGGGCCCAGCTGGCCGGTGCGGTCAACACCCTGGTTCTCGATGGCGCGACGCGAGCCGGCGACAACACCGACATCCCGGGTGCAGTGGCCGCGATCCGGGAGCGGTACGACGGCCCCGTGCGCTCGGCGTCGATCCTCGGCGGCGGTGCGACCGCGACGTCGACCGGCATCGCCCTCGTCGAGCTGGGTGCCCGTGAGCTGACGCTGCTGGTGCGCTCACCGGATCGTGCCGCCGAGACCGCCGCCGTCCTGACGCGCCATCCGGCTGCGCCCACGATCGACGTACGCCTCCTGGACGAGGTGGGTGACCTGACTGCCGACCTGACCGGCGAGGTGGTGGTCTCCACCATCCCCGCTGCCGCCCAGACGCCGGAGCTGGTGCAGCGCTGCGCCCAGGTCCCGGTGGTCTTCGAGGTGATCTATCACCCCTGGCCGACGCCCCTGGCGAGCTCGGTCGCCGGCGACCGGACCTTGGTCTCGGGCCTGGACCTGCTGGTCCACCAGGCGGCGATCCAGTTCGAGGAGTTCACCGGTAAGCCCGCGCCCCTGGCCGCGATGCGCTCGGCTGGGGAGAACGCGCTCGCCGAACGCTGA
- a CDS encoding DUF6167 family protein, whose amino-acid sequence MSRALWFAAGAGASVYAMNKARRLRESVTIDGLRDRASGLALGARMLRQEVAQGQVEKESELRERLGLVPSGTRELESGSGQGRHRAEPPPGLPTATNSNPSQHNQEGTH is encoded by the coding sequence ATGAGCCGCGCCCTCTGGTTCGCCGCCGGGGCAGGTGCCTCGGTCTATGCCATGAACAAGGCCCGCCGATTGCGGGAGTCGGTCACCATCGACGGGCTCCGCGACCGCGCCAGCGGACTCGCCCTCGGGGCGCGGATGCTGCGCCAGGAGGTCGCCCAGGGCCAGGTGGAGAAGGAGAGCGAGCTGCGCGAGCGGCTCGGACTCGTCCCGTCCGGCACTCGGGAGCTGGAGTCAGGATCCGGACAAGGACGCCATCGCGCCGAGCCGCCACCCGGACTCCCCACCGCCACGAACTCGAACCCCTCACAGCACAACCAGGAAGGCACCCACTGA
- the aroB gene encoding 3-dehydroquinate synthase, with amino-acid sequence MSEPTTLHVGGASPYDVVIGHGLADRLPGLLGEGVERVALLFAGDLNELARPVLDALVAEYDVLALGLPDGENAKTSSVANDCWEALGEAGFTRSDAVVTFGGGATTDLGGFVAASWLRGVKVVHVPTTVLAMVDAAVGGKTGINTGAGKNLVGAFHEPSGVLCDLALLDGLPVEEVRAGLGEIIKCGFIADPAILTLVENDPAAAQETGSAVLRELVTRAIQVKIDVVVDDLKETGGRDGHPGREVLNYGHTLAHAIERATDYRIRHGEAVAIGCVFVAEVARRSGLIADELADRHARLFGAVGLPVGFDGDWDELLETMKVDKKSRGSQLRLVVLHDLADPRILAGPAEDLLRASYAALSGGA; translated from the coding sequence ATGAGCGAGCCCACCACCCTGCACGTCGGCGGCGCCTCGCCCTACGACGTCGTGATCGGCCACGGACTGGCCGACCGTCTCCCCGGACTCCTGGGTGAGGGCGTCGAGCGGGTCGCGCTGCTCTTTGCCGGTGACCTCAACGAGCTAGCCCGTCCGGTCCTCGACGCCCTCGTCGCCGAATATGACGTGCTGGCCCTCGGACTGCCCGACGGCGAGAACGCCAAGACCTCCTCGGTGGCCAACGACTGCTGGGAGGCGCTCGGCGAGGCCGGCTTCACCCGGTCCGATGCCGTGGTCACCTTCGGTGGCGGAGCCACCACGGACCTCGGCGGTTTCGTCGCGGCCAGCTGGCTGCGCGGCGTCAAGGTCGTGCACGTCCCGACCACCGTGCTGGCCATGGTCGACGCGGCCGTCGGCGGGAAGACCGGCATCAACACCGGTGCGGGCAAGAACCTGGTCGGTGCGTTCCACGAGCCGTCCGGGGTGCTCTGCGACCTGGCCCTGCTCGACGGGCTCCCGGTCGAAGAGGTCCGTGCAGGCCTGGGCGAGATCATCAAGTGCGGCTTCATCGCCGACCCTGCGATCCTCACTCTCGTCGAGAACGATCCGGCCGCCGCGCAGGAGACCGGGTCGGCGGTGCTGCGCGAGCTGGTCACCCGCGCCATCCAAGTCAAGATCGACGTCGTCGTGGACGACCTCAAGGAGACCGGCGGCCGTGACGGCCACCCGGGTCGCGAGGTGCTCAACTATGGCCACACCCTGGCTCACGCCATCGAGCGTGCCACCGATTATCGGATCCGCCACGGCGAGGCGGTCGCGATCGGCTGCGTCTTCGTCGCAGAGGTGGCGCGTCGCTCAGGGCTGATCGCCGACGAGCTCGCCGATCGCCACGCCCGGCTGTTCGGCGCGGTCGGCCTCCCGGTCGGGTTCGACGGCGACTGGGACGAACTGCTCGAGACGATGAAGGTCGACAAGAAGTCACGCGGCTCCCAGCTCCGCCTCGTCGTCCTGCACGACCTGGCCGACCCCAGGATCCTCGCCGGACCCGCCGAAGACCTGCTGCGGGCGTCGTACGCCGCGCTCTCGGGCGGTGCGTGA